Proteins co-encoded in one Pseudomonas beijingensis genomic window:
- the flhF gene encoding flagellar biosynthesis protein FlhF yields MQVKRFFAADMRQAMKLVRDELGAEAAIIGNRRIAGGVELTAALDYKLSALAPRVPNMELEDELRKTQSRIASAQAELSLRSSEGEGAAGTNRQLFAGQPLTAGLPLTAAEPLMEQAQAEPRRPEPAPAAPARGVDPRALDSMRFELNSLRELMEVQLGSLAWNQLQGSRPAQANLWRRLQRIGLSGPLSRDLLALINGIEEPRQAWRMLLAHLARMISTPEVEPLEEGGVIAMVGPAGMGKTTTLAKLAARYVLKYGAQSIALVSMDSFRIGAQEQLKTLGRILNVSVTHVDPGQSLAQALEPLLRKRVVLIDTAGLQASDPALRMQLESLAGRGIKSKNYLVLATTSQKQVLTAAYHSYKRCGLAGCILTKLDETASLGEVLSLAIGHELPVAYLTDGPRIPDDLHLPRRHQLVSRAVSVQMQEEPSEEAMADMFADIYHSPSKQVG; encoded by the coding sequence ATGCAAGTGAAGCGTTTTTTCGCCGCCGACATGCGTCAGGCCATGAAACTGGTTCGTGACGAGCTGGGCGCTGAAGCAGCCATCATTGGCAACCGTCGTATCGCCGGCGGTGTCGAGCTGACGGCGGCCCTGGATTACAAACTGTCTGCGCTGGCCCCGCGGGTTCCGAACATGGAGCTCGAAGATGAGCTGCGCAAGACCCAATCGCGCATCGCCAGCGCCCAGGCCGAACTGAGCCTGCGCAGCAGCGAAGGCGAGGGTGCCGCGGGCACCAATCGTCAATTGTTCGCCGGTCAGCCGCTGACCGCCGGCCTGCCCTTGACCGCCGCCGAACCGCTAATGGAGCAGGCCCAGGCCGAACCGCGTCGTCCGGAACCGGCTCCCGCCGCGCCTGCCCGCGGGGTCGATCCGCGCGCCCTGGACTCGATGCGCTTTGAACTCAACAGCCTGCGCGAGCTGATGGAAGTCCAGCTCGGCTCCCTGGCCTGGAACCAGCTGCAAGGCAGCCGTCCGGCCCAGGCCAACCTGTGGCGTCGCCTGCAACGCATCGGCCTGTCCGGCCCGTTGTCCCGGGACCTGCTGGCGCTGATCAATGGTATCGAAGAACCGCGCCAGGCTTGGCGCATGTTGCTGGCGCACCTGGCGCGGATGATCTCCACGCCGGAAGTCGAGCCACTGGAAGAGGGCGGAGTGATTGCCATGGTCGGTCCTGCCGGCATGGGCAAGACCACCACCCTGGCCAAGCTCGCCGCCCGTTATGTACTCAAGTACGGCGCCCAGAGCATCGCCCTGGTGAGCATGGACAGTTTCCGCATCGGTGCCCAGGAACAACTCAAGACCCTGGGCCGGATCCTCAATGTGTCGGTGACCCATGTGGATCCGGGCCAATCCCTGGCCCAGGCGCTGGAGCCGTTGCTGCGCAAACGCGTTGTGCTGATCGATACCGCGGGCCTGCAAGCCAGCGATCCAGCCCTGCGCATGCAGCTCGAAAGCCTGGCCGGACGCGGTATCAAGTCAAAAAATTATCTCGTGTTGGCAACCACCAGCCAGAAACAGGTTCTAACCGCCGCATACCACAGCTACAAACGCTGCGGACTGGCCGGCTGCATCCTGACTAAGCTGGACGAAACGGCAAGCCTGGGCGAGGTGTTGAGCCTGGCGATCGGTCATGAACTGCCGGTGGCCTACCTGACCGATGGGCCGCGGATCCCGGATGATTTGCATCTGCCGCGCCGTCATCAACTGGTCAGTCGTGCCGTGAGTGTGCAAATGCAGGAAGAACCCAGCGAAGAAGCCATGGCTGACATGTTCGCTGACATCTACCACAGCCCGAGCAAGCAGGTCGGCTGA